In Clostridia bacterium, a single genomic region encodes these proteins:
- a CDS encoding NAD-dependent 4,6-dehydratase LegB translates to MRVLVTGAGGFIGSHLVERLTQEGYAMRAFVHYNSRGRWGWLEESPVRNEIEVIAGDVRDYDLVRRAVEGVSVVFHLAALIGIPYSYLSPVAYIRTNVEGTYNLLQAAREVGVSRFVHTSTSEVYGTARYVPIDEEHPLQAQSPYAASKIAADQLALSYFRSYGLPVTIARPFNTFGPRQSARAVIPTILAQVLSGRETIRLGNLRPTRDFNYVVDTVDGFLALAHCDRAVGEVVNIGSGRETSIGEIVDIVGRIVGREIRVAVEDDRIRPEKSEVECLVCGNAKIKGLTGWQPRHSLEEGLALTVEWMAHHLDLYKPEMYNV, encoded by the coding sequence GTGCGGGTGCTGGTTACCGGCGCGGGAGGGTTCATAGGTTCCCACCTTGTGGAGCGGCTGACCCAGGAGGGGTACGCCATGAGGGCCTTCGTTCACTATAATTCCCGCGGCCGGTGGGGGTGGCTGGAGGAAAGCCCGGTACGGAACGAAATTGAGGTCATCGCTGGCGACGTGCGCGACTACGACCTGGTCCGGCGGGCCGTCGAGGGCGTAAGCGTGGTGTTCCACCTGGCCGCCTTGATCGGAATACCGTATTCCTACCTGTCGCCGGTAGCTTACATAAGAACTAACGTGGAAGGTACCTATAACCTCCTCCAGGCTGCCCGGGAAGTAGGGGTATCGCGGTTTGTGCACACTTCCACTTCCGAGGTCTACGGCACGGCCAGGTACGTGCCCATAGACGAGGAGCACCCGCTCCAGGCGCAATCACCTTACGCCGCCAGCAAGATAGCCGCGGACCAACTGGCCCTGAGCTACTTTCGTTCCTACGGGCTACCGGTAACCATTGCGCGACCCTTCAACACCTTCGGCCCGCGCCAGTCCGCCCGGGCGGTAATACCTACGATCTTGGCGCAGGTTCTGAGCGGAAGAGAAACCATCCGGTTGGGTAACCTCCGTCCGACCCGCGACTTCAACTACGTGGTGGACACCGTGGATGGGTTCCTGGCCCTGGCCCACTGTGACCGTGCCGTGGGCGAAGTAGTGAACATCGGTAGCGGCCGGGAAACCTCTATTGGGGAAATTGTAGACATTGTGGGGAGGATTGTGGGCAGGGAGATCCGCGTAGCCGTGGAGGACGATCGCATACGTCCGGAGAAGAGCGAAGTGGAGTGTCTCGTGTGCGGGAACGCCAAGATCAAGGGGCTTACCGGCTGGCAACCGCGGCACTCTCTGGAGGAGGGCCTAGCCCTCACCGTGGAATGGATGGCGCACCACCTGGACCTGTACAAGCCCGAGATGTACAATGTGTGA